The proteins below are encoded in one region of Carcharodon carcharias isolate sCarCar2 chromosome 2, sCarCar2.pri, whole genome shotgun sequence:
- the LOC121272025 gene encoding hepatocyte cell adhesion molecule-like, with the protein MAKCSVRSRHSTAMVKITSFVSAFHLFTVCGAVTLATPKTTQVTVGEQVLFHVNIQGGDSYDVTFHSKNPNTLIAVWTINNTVNLKSAHLLYVGRVQWNESGSVVLYNVQVKDSRKYKIEINYQSTGLKNNDEASFELRVFEPVSQLAVKIIDDCTTPNIILNCSTSKGTNVTFHWRKESLSGAIDSAFNGTQLVIDLGNEEEQQVYRCIAENPVSNAKSDPVRPEPCHRNKNGLFWIILLGLIPAVLVWVYYSIISTKAGRATQEHSEHPDALSNGFVEPTYITLLNPRRTSE; encoded by the exons ATGGCCAAGTGCAGCGTGAGGTCCAGACATTCGACAGCCATGGTAAAAATCACAAGTTTCGTTTCAG CATTCCATCTATTTACTGTTTGTGGAGCAGTGACACTGGCCACACCCAAAACAACTCAAGTGACCGTAGGAGAACAAGTCCTGTTCCATGTAAATATCCAAGGTGGAGATTCGTATGACGTAACATTTCATTCCAAAAACCCAAATACTCTTATTGCAGTGTGGACAATCAACAATACGGTAAACCTAAAGAGTGCACACTTACTGTATGTAGGCAGAGTGCAATGGAATGAGAGTGGTTCTGTGGTGTTATACAACGTTCAGGTCAAGGACAGTCGCAAATATAAAATAGAAATCAACTACCAAAGCACAGGACTGAAAAACAATGACGAAGCGAGTTTTGAACTGCGCGTGTTTG AGCCAGTTTCCCAGCTTGCTGTGAAAATTATCGATGACTGTACAACGCCAAATATCATTCTCAACTGCTCGACCTCTAAAGGAACAAATGTCACATTTCATTGGCGAAAAGAATCTTTGTCTGGAGCCATTGATAGTGCATTCAATGGGACACAACTAGTGATAGACCTTGGTAATGAAGAGGAACAACAAGTATACAGATGCATAGCAGAGAACCCAGTCAGTAATGCAAAGAGTGATCCAGTGAGGCCTGAGCCGTGTCATAGAAATAAaa ATGGTTTGTTCTGGATAATTTTACTCGGTCTTATACCAGCAGTGTTGGTCTGGGTCTACTATTCAATCATCTCCACAAAAGCAG GTAGAGCAACACAGGAACATAGTGAACATCCAGATGCCTTGTCAAATGGATTTGTTGAACCCACATACATTACTCTACTAAATCCAAGAAGAACATCAGAATAG